One window of the Macaca thibetana thibetana isolate TM-01 chromosome 1, ASM2454274v1, whole genome shotgun sequence genome contains the following:
- the LOC126951788 gene encoding 3 beta-hydroxysteroid dehydrogenase/Delta 5-->4-isomerase type 1-like, which produces MYTLHSNTTTLTFPEHLCNIIFIRKLPSQFQKCSYHLTRVHTELQNKTKLTALEGDILDESCLKRACQDIVVIIHTTSVIDVIGVTHRESVMNVNEKGTQLLLEVCVQATVPIFIYTSTLEVARPNSYKEIIQNGHEEPLENTWSAPYPYSKKFAEKAVLVANGWTLKNGGTLYTCALRPMVIYGEESPILSAGINEALNNNRILSSFSKFSRVNPVYVGNVAWAHILAMRVLQHPKKAPSVQGQFYYISDDTPHQSYDNLNYTLSKEFGLRLDSRWSLPLSLMYWIGFMLEIVSFLLRPIYIYGPPFSCHIVTLSNSVFTFVYKKAQRDLAYKPLYSWEEAKQKTVEWVGSLADRHKETLKSKTQ; this is translated from the exons ATGTACACCCTCCACTCCAACACCACGACTCTAACCTTTCCCGAACACCTATGTAACATCATCTTTATCAGGAAACTTCCAAGCCAGTTTCAGAAATGTTCCTATCACCTGACCCGTGTTCACACAGAGCTCCAGAACAAGACCAAGCTGACAGCGCTGGAAGGAGACATTCTGGATGAGTCATGCCTGAAGAGAGCCTGCCAGGACATCGTGGTCATCATCCACACCACCTCTGTCATAGACGTCATCGGTGTCACTCACAGAGAGTCTGTCATGAACGTCAATGAGAAGG GTACCCAGCTTCTGTTGGAGGTCTGTGTCCAAGCTACTGTGCCAATCTTCATCTACACCAGTACCCTAGAGGTAGCCAGGCCCAACTCCTACAAGGAAATCATCCAGAACGGCCATGAAGAGCCTCTGGAAAACACATGGTCTGCTCCATACCCATACAGCAAAAAGTTTGCTGAGAAGGCTGTGCTGGTGGCCAATGGGTGGACTCTGAAAAATGGTGGCACCTTGTACACTTGTGCCTTAAGACCAATGGTTATCTATGGGGAAGAAAGCCCAATCCTTTCTGCTGGTATAAATGAGGCCCTGAACAACAATAGGATCCTGTCAAGTTTCAGCAAGTTCTCCAGAGTCAACCCAGTCTATGTTGGCAACGTGGCCTGGGCTCACATTCTGGCCATGAGGGTCCTGCAGCACCCCAAGAAGGCCCCAAGTGTCCAAGGACAGTTCTACTACATCTCAGATGACACGCCTCACCAAAGCTATGATAACCTTAATTACACCCTGAGCAAAGAGTTCGGCCTCCGCCTTGATTCCAGATGGAGCCTTCCTTTATCCCTGATGTACTGGATTGGTTTCATGCTGGAAATAGTGAGCTTCCTGCTCAGACCCATTTACATCTATGGACCGCCCTTCAGCTGTCACATAGTGACATTGTCAAATAGCGTGTTCACCTTCGTTTACAAGAAGGCTCAGCGAGATCTGGCATATAAGCCGCTCTACAGCTGGGAGGAAGCCAAGCAGAAAACCGTGGAGTGGGTGGGTTCCCTTGCGGACCGGCACAAGGAGACCCTGAAGTCCAAGACTCAGTGA